One part of the Anaeromyxobacter sp. Fw109-5 genome encodes these proteins:
- a CDS encoding thioredoxin domain-containing protein, whose amino-acid sequence MIQALPGAEPFPEALALRLADAVRAKGSGYAPRTHHLDGSGRPLFTNRLILERSPYLLQHAHNPVSWRPWGEEAFAEARRTGRPVFLSVGYSTCHWCHVMEGESFEDEEIARVLNERYVPIKVDREERPDVDGLYMTAVQLLTGGGGWPMSVWLTPEKEPFFGGTYFPARDGDRGAPRGFLSILRELADLYARDAGRVQAATSSLVGAVRAALAPRGEPAASVPGADVLEAAFRGFRDAFDAAHGGLRGAPKFPSSLPVRFLLRYHRRAREAEALRMATVTLERMAAGGLHDQIGGGFHRYSTDATWLVPHFEKMLYDNALLAVAYAEAWQVTGRRELARVVRQTLDYLGREMTSPEGGLYSATDADSEGEEGRFFVWDAAELRQRLGADAERFMRFHGATDAGNFEGRNVLHVPRPDEDEWEALAPQRALLYAAREERPRPLRDEKILAGWNGLAISALAFGGRVLGEERYVKAAASAAEFVLGRMIVDGRLRRAWLDGAAGVPGFLDDHAFVAQGLLDLYEATFDARWLEAAVELSERLEVLFGDPRGGAWFGTAADHERLLAREKPTHDGAEPSGASVALVNALRLSAFTTDDRWRVRAEGALRHYGRALAEHPSAFTEMLLAVDFATDVAREVVLVWPEEGPSPEPFLAVLRRSFLPNRALAGAAEGAAIERLGRVALVAAEKVALGGRVTAYVCERGQCSLPAIAPEKLASQIRPVRPYR is encoded by the coding sequence ATGATCCAGGCGCTGCCCGGAGCGGAGCCGTTCCCGGAGGCGCTCGCGCTCCGCCTCGCGGACGCGGTCCGCGCGAAGGGGTCGGGGTACGCGCCTCGCACCCACCACCTCGACGGCTCGGGGCGGCCGCTATTCACCAACCGTCTCATCCTGGAGCGCAGCCCGTACCTCCTCCAGCACGCGCACAACCCGGTGAGCTGGCGGCCGTGGGGCGAGGAGGCCTTCGCCGAGGCGCGCCGGACCGGCCGCCCGGTGTTCCTCTCCGTCGGCTACTCGACCTGCCACTGGTGCCACGTGATGGAGGGCGAGTCGTTCGAGGACGAGGAGATCGCCCGCGTCCTGAACGAGCGGTACGTGCCCATCAAGGTGGACCGCGAGGAGCGGCCGGACGTGGACGGGCTCTACATGACGGCGGTGCAGCTGCTCACGGGCGGCGGCGGCTGGCCGATGAGCGTGTGGCTCACGCCGGAGAAGGAGCCGTTCTTCGGCGGGACGTACTTCCCGGCCCGCGACGGCGATCGCGGCGCGCCCCGCGGCTTCCTCTCCATCCTGCGCGAGCTCGCGGACCTGTACGCGCGGGACGCGGGGCGGGTGCAGGCGGCCACGAGCTCCCTCGTCGGCGCGGTCCGCGCCGCGCTCGCGCCGCGCGGCGAGCCGGCGGCGTCCGTCCCGGGGGCGGACGTGCTCGAGGCGGCCTTCCGCGGCTTCCGTGACGCGTTCGACGCCGCGCACGGCGGCCTGCGCGGCGCGCCCAAGTTCCCCTCCAGCCTGCCCGTGCGTTTCCTGCTGCGGTACCACCGCCGCGCGCGCGAGGCGGAGGCGCTGCGGATGGCGACCGTCACGCTGGAGCGGATGGCCGCGGGCGGGCTGCACGATCAGATCGGCGGCGGGTTCCACCGCTACTCGACGGACGCCACCTGGCTCGTCCCGCACTTCGAGAAGATGCTCTACGACAACGCGCTCCTCGCGGTCGCCTACGCCGAGGCGTGGCAGGTGACGGGGCGGCGCGAGCTCGCGCGCGTGGTGCGCCAGACGCTCGACTACCTCGGACGCGAGATGACCTCGCCCGAGGGCGGGCTGTACTCCGCCACCGACGCCGACTCGGAGGGCGAGGAGGGGCGCTTCTTCGTGTGGGACGCGGCGGAGCTGCGCCAGCGCCTGGGCGCCGACGCCGAGCGGTTCATGCGCTTCCACGGCGCGACCGACGCGGGGAACTTCGAGGGCAGGAACGTGCTCCACGTGCCCCGGCCCGACGAGGACGAGTGGGAGGCGCTCGCGCCGCAGCGCGCGCTGCTCTACGCCGCGCGCGAGGAGCGGCCGCGCCCCCTGCGCGACGAGAAGATCCTCGCCGGCTGGAACGGCCTCGCCATCTCGGCCCTGGCGTTCGGGGGGCGGGTCCTCGGCGAGGAGCGGTACGTGAAGGCCGCGGCGAGCGCCGCGGAGTTCGTGCTCGGGCGGATGATCGTGGACGGCCGGCTCCGCCGCGCCTGGCTCGACGGGGCGGCCGGCGTGCCGGGGTTCCTCGACGATCACGCCTTCGTGGCGCAGGGGCTCCTCGACCTGTACGAGGCGACGTTCGACGCTCGCTGGCTCGAGGCCGCCGTCGAGCTCTCCGAGCGGCTGGAGGTGCTCTTCGGCGATCCGCGCGGCGGCGCCTGGTTCGGCACGGCGGCGGATCACGAGCGGCTCCTGGCGCGCGAGAAGCCGACGCACGACGGGGCCGAGCCGTCCGGCGCCTCGGTGGCGCTCGTGAACGCGCTGCGGCTCTCGGCGTTCACCACCGACGACCGCTGGCGCGTGCGCGCGGAGGGCGCGCTGCGCCACTACGGCCGCGCCCTGGCGGAGCACCCCTCCGCGTTCACGGAGATGCTCCTCGCCGTGGACTTCGCGACGGACGTGGCCCGCGAGGTGGTGCTGGTGTGGCCGGAGGAGGGCCCGTCCCCCGAGCCGTTCCTGGCGGTGCTGCGGCGGAGCTTCCTGCCGAACCGCGCGCTCGCGGGCGCGGCGGAGGGCGCGGCGATCGAGCGGCTCGGCCGGGTGGCGCTCGTGGCGGCCGAGAAGGTCGCCCTCGGCGGCCGCGTCACCGCCTACGTGTGCGAGCGCGGCCAGTGCAGCCTGCCGGCCATCGCCCCCGAGAAGCTCGCCTCGCAGATCCGGCCCGTTCGCCCGTACCGCTGA
- a CDS encoding RtcB family protein, translating to MQLRRIEGDLWEIPREGRMRVPGRVYSAGPPAPDDPALQQVANVAHLPGILRFSLAMPDIHWGYGFPIGGVAAMDVERGAVSPGGVGYDINCGVRVLTTALEEEDVRARLHAVTAQLFRDVPTGVGASRAIPTLSDRELDEVLEGGARWAVRRGFAAASDDAERCEEGGRLAGADASAVSARARARGADQLGTLGSGNHFLEVDRVAEVYDPQAAEAFGLVPGRVALQIHSGSRGLGYQVCDEFVAEIARRRPEFGPDYADLPDPQLAAAPIGSALGQRYLGAMQAAANFAWANRQVMTGLAVRALLHVLRISERDLGARVLYDVCHNVAKLEEHDIEGARRRVLVHRKGATRCFGPGDARVPEPYRGVGQPVLIPGDMGRYSYVLAGTERAMRDTFGSSCHGAGRLLSRGEALRRGRGRSIAAELAARGIEVISRGKKTLAEEMSDAYKDVAQVVAVMDAAGISRLVARLEPMGVIKG from the coding sequence ATGCAGCTACGGCGGATCGAGGGCGATCTGTGGGAGATCCCGCGCGAGGGGCGGATGCGCGTGCCGGGCCGGGTGTACAGCGCGGGGCCGCCCGCGCCCGACGACCCCGCGCTCCAGCAGGTCGCGAACGTGGCGCACCTCCCCGGCATCCTCCGCTTCTCCCTGGCGATGCCGGACATCCACTGGGGGTACGGGTTCCCCATCGGCGGCGTCGCGGCGATGGACGTCGAGCGCGGCGCGGTCTCGCCCGGCGGCGTCGGCTACGACATCAACTGCGGCGTGCGCGTCCTCACCACCGCGCTCGAGGAGGAGGACGTCCGGGCGAGGCTGCACGCCGTCACCGCCCAGCTCTTCCGCGACGTCCCCACCGGCGTGGGGGCGAGCCGGGCGATCCCCACCCTGTCGGACCGCGAGCTGGACGAGGTGCTGGAGGGAGGCGCGCGCTGGGCGGTGCGGCGCGGCTTCGCCGCCGCGAGCGACGACGCGGAGCGCTGCGAGGAGGGCGGGCGGCTCGCCGGCGCCGACGCGTCCGCGGTGAGCGCGCGGGCGAGGGCGCGCGGGGCGGACCAGCTCGGCACCCTCGGGAGCGGCAACCACTTCCTGGAGGTGGACCGGGTGGCCGAGGTCTACGATCCGCAGGCCGCGGAGGCGTTCGGGCTCGTGCCGGGCCGCGTCGCGCTCCAGATCCACTCCGGCTCGCGCGGGCTCGGCTACCAGGTGTGTGACGAGTTCGTCGCGGAGATCGCGCGGCGCCGCCCCGAGTTCGGCCCCGACTACGCGGACCTGCCCGACCCGCAGCTCGCCGCGGCGCCCATCGGGAGCGCGCTCGGCCAGCGCTACCTCGGCGCGATGCAGGCGGCGGCCAACTTCGCGTGGGCCAACCGGCAGGTCATGACCGGCCTCGCCGTCCGGGCCCTCCTCCACGTCCTGCGGATCTCCGAGCGCGACCTCGGCGCGCGGGTCCTCTACGACGTCTGCCACAACGTGGCGAAGCTCGAGGAGCACGACATCGAGGGCGCGCGCCGGCGCGTGCTCGTCCATCGCAAGGGGGCCACGCGCTGCTTCGGGCCCGGCGACGCCCGCGTCCCCGAGCCCTACCGCGGCGTGGGCCAGCCCGTGCTCATCCCAGGCGACATGGGGCGCTACTCGTACGTGCTCGCCGGCACCGAGCGCGCGATGAGGGACACGTTCGGCAGCTCCTGCCACGGAGCCGGCCGGCTGCTCTCCCGCGGGGAGGCGCTGCGGCGCGGCCGCGGCCGCTCCATCGCGGCCGAGCTGGCTGCGCGCGGGATCGAGGTCATCTCGCGCGGGAAGAAGACGCTCGCCGAGGAGATGAGCGACGCCTACAAGGACGTCGCGCAGGTGGTCGCGGTGATGGACGCGGCAGGGATCTCCCGCCTCGTCGCCCGCCTGGAGCCGATGGGGGTCATCAAGGGCTGA
- a CDS encoding archease: MRLASPQPYEDLGHTADVGVRVRGATAEEALARLVLAFAALATGGREVAVEREERVAVAGGPELAGTAVALLRELLYRLATEALVPAACEIVRADADGVEARVAFGRRDPELHAEGADLKAVTWHAARLEREGAGWVAQAVFDI, encoded by the coding sequence ATGCGCCTCGCCTCGCCGCAGCCGTACGAGGACCTCGGCCACACCGCCGACGTGGGCGTGCGCGTGCGCGGGGCGACCGCCGAGGAGGCGCTCGCGCGGCTCGTCCTCGCCTTCGCCGCGCTCGCGACCGGCGGCAGGGAGGTCGCGGTCGAGCGCGAGGAGCGCGTCGCCGTCGCCGGCGGTCCCGAGCTCGCCGGCACCGCGGTGGCGCTCCTGCGCGAGCTCCTCTACCGGCTCGCGACCGAGGCGCTGGTGCCGGCGGCCTGCGAGATCGTGCGCGCGGACGCGGACGGCGTCGAGGCGCGGGTCGCGTTCGGGCGGCGCGATCCCGAGCTTCACGCCGAGGGCGCCGACCTCAAGGCGGTGACGTGGCACGCCGCCCGCCTCGAACGAGAGGGCGCCGGCTGGGTGGCCCAGGCGGTGTTCGACATCTGA
- a CDS encoding MATE family efflux transporter — MFPPPVAAPALPLRAELSALVRLALPLAIAQGGQALMGVVDTAVVGRAGALPLAGVGLGNALFMALAAFGMGVMHGLDPLISQALGAGDGLRARRLLWQGTWLALALAAALALPFALTPAALEPLGIGPDVAREAGRYLLWRLPGLPFFFLFFSGRAYLQSHGLARPMVVATVVANLLNVPADLLLVLGGAALPAVAGPLRTIPPLGAAGAAIATSLCAAAQAALIALAARAVPRPAGRLSRAPDGVALRAALAVGVPIGLHMGAEVGIFALVGFLAGRFGALPIAAHQLAISIASLTFTVAIGFGNAGSVRVGWAVGRRDRAAVRRAGLAAFGAGAALMTVSGLVFFLFPRALARAMTDDPVLVEAAVPLLRIAALFQLSDGVQGVGAGVLRGAGETRFTFAANMVGHWALGFPATVVLGFTMGLGVTGLWWGFVLGLTAVAASLFLRFLRVSAREIVPLAERVPLEAG, encoded by the coding sequence ATGTTCCCGCCCCCCGTGGCCGCCCCTGCACTGCCCCTGCGCGCCGAGCTGTCCGCGCTCGTGCGCCTCGCCCTGCCGCTGGCGATCGCCCAGGGCGGCCAGGCGCTCATGGGCGTCGTGGACACCGCCGTCGTCGGCCGGGCCGGGGCGCTCCCTCTCGCCGGCGTCGGCCTCGGCAACGCGCTCTTCATGGCGCTCGCCGCCTTCGGCATGGGGGTGATGCACGGCCTCGACCCGCTCATCTCGCAGGCGCTCGGCGCCGGGGACGGGCTCCGCGCGCGCCGCCTCCTGTGGCAGGGCACCTGGCTCGCGCTCGCGCTCGCCGCGGCCCTCGCGCTCCCCTTCGCCCTCACGCCCGCCGCCCTCGAGCCGCTCGGCATCGGCCCGGACGTGGCGCGCGAGGCGGGCCGCTATCTCCTGTGGCGACTCCCCGGCCTCCCCTTCTTCTTCCTCTTCTTCTCCGGCCGCGCCTATCTGCAGTCGCACGGGCTCGCGCGCCCCATGGTCGTCGCGACGGTGGTCGCGAACCTGCTCAACGTGCCCGCCGACCTGCTGCTCGTGCTCGGCGGCGCGGCGCTCCCCGCCGTCGCGGGGCCGCTCCGGACCATCCCGCCGCTCGGCGCGGCTGGCGCCGCGATCGCGACGAGCCTCTGCGCCGCCGCGCAGGCGGCGCTCATCGCCCTCGCCGCCCGCGCCGTGCCCCGCCCCGCGGGGCGGCTGTCGCGCGCGCCGGACGGGGTCGCGCTCCGCGCCGCGCTCGCGGTCGGGGTCCCCATCGGCCTGCACATGGGGGCCGAGGTGGGGATCTTCGCGCTCGTCGGGTTCCTCGCCGGCCGCTTCGGCGCCCTGCCCATCGCGGCGCACCAGCTCGCCATCTCCATCGCGAGCCTCACCTTCACCGTCGCCATCGGCTTCGGGAACGCGGGCTCGGTGCGCGTGGGCTGGGCGGTCGGCCGGCGCGACCGGGCCGCGGTCCGCCGGGCGGGGCTCGCCGCGTTCGGCGCAGGGGCGGCGCTCATGACCGTCTCCGGGCTCGTCTTCTTCCTCTTCCCGCGCGCCCTCGCGCGCGCGATGACCGACGATCCCGTGCTCGTGGAGGCGGCGGTGCCGCTCCTGCGCATCGCCGCGCTGTTCCAGCTCTCCGACGGCGTCCAGGGGGTCGGCGCTGGCGTGCTGCGCGGCGCGGGCGAGACGCGCTTCACCTTCGCCGCGAACATGGTCGGCCACTGGGCGCTCGGCTTCCCGGCGACCGTGGTCCTCGGGTTCACGATGGGGCTCGGCGTCACCGGGCTGTGGTGGGGGTTCGTGCTCGGCCTCACGGCCGTGGCGGCGAGCCTGTTCCTCCGCTTCCTCCGCGTCTCCGCGCGCGAGATCGTCCCGCTGGCGGAGCGGGTGCCCCTCGAGGCCGGCTGA
- a CDS encoding potassium transporter Kup — protein MSDNPSSRAGPEVVPTPPPSPAAEAAVTALPAHGHRPPATGSALAKLALGALGVVYGDIGTSPLYALKECFTGHHGVQATPANVLGVLSLVFWAMTFVVTFKYLSFVMRADNRGEGGILALLALVGKHEVRRSGKQLLIILGLFGAALLYGDGVITPAISVLGAVEGLSVAAPALEHWVVPVTVGILALLFFIQRRGTAAVGAVFGPVMLVWFLCIAILGVRGILFDATILQAVLPTHAVAFFARNSWHGFLVLGGVVLVITGGEALYADMGHFGKRPIRFAWLLVAMPALMLNYMGQGAILLHDPQAARNPFYLLVPGWALYPMIAVATAAAIVASQALISGAFSLTRQAVQLGYSPRVTIRHTSSTEIGQIYVPEVNALLGAATIALVLGFKSSSNLAAAYGIAVTGTMAITTLLFHRVARDLWRWPRWRAWPLTLLFLLVDLAFFGANIVKVEEGGWFPLAAAAFVFTLLSTWKRGREGLADLMRGAGLPLDVFLEDIARRKPQRVPGTAVFMTGNTGTVPPVLLHHLKHNKVLHERVVLTSIMSEEIPSVRDAERVTVKELGSGFIQVIARYGFMETPDVPAMFASLPHRKLDGPRIELKPMETTYYLGRETLLPTGPSKMARWRKRLFIIMSRNAQTASAFFGLPPNRVVEMGAQLQL, from the coding sequence ATGTCCGACAACCCTTCGTCACGCGCCGGTCCCGAAGTCGTACCGACCCCGCCGCCCTCTCCGGCGGCGGAGGCCGCGGTGACGGCGTTGCCGGCCCATGGCCACCGCCCTCCCGCGACGGGCTCCGCCCTCGCGAAGCTCGCCCTGGGGGCCCTCGGCGTCGTCTACGGCGACATCGGCACGAGCCCGCTGTACGCGCTGAAGGAGTGCTTCACCGGGCACCACGGCGTCCAGGCCACCCCAGCGAACGTGCTCGGTGTCCTGTCGCTCGTGTTCTGGGCGATGACCTTCGTCGTCACGTTCAAGTACCTGTCCTTCGTCATGCGCGCCGACAACCGGGGCGAGGGCGGGATCCTGGCCCTCCTCGCGCTGGTGGGGAAGCACGAGGTGCGCCGGAGCGGCAAGCAGCTCCTCATCATCCTGGGGCTGTTCGGGGCGGCGCTGCTCTACGGCGACGGCGTCATCACGCCCGCCATCTCGGTCCTGGGCGCGGTGGAGGGGCTCTCGGTCGCCGCGCCGGCCCTCGAGCACTGGGTGGTGCCGGTCACCGTCGGCATCCTCGCGCTCCTGTTCTTCATCCAGCGCCGCGGCACCGCCGCCGTCGGGGCGGTGTTCGGGCCGGTGATGCTGGTGTGGTTCCTCTGCATCGCGATCCTCGGCGTGCGCGGGATCCTCTTCGACGCCACGATCCTGCAGGCGGTCCTGCCCACCCACGCGGTGGCCTTCTTCGCGCGGAACTCCTGGCACGGCTTCCTCGTCCTCGGCGGCGTGGTGCTGGTCATCACCGGCGGCGAGGCGCTCTACGCGGACATGGGCCACTTCGGGAAGCGCCCGATCCGCTTCGCCTGGCTCCTCGTGGCCATGCCGGCGCTGATGCTCAACTACATGGGGCAGGGCGCGATCCTGCTCCACGATCCGCAGGCGGCGCGCAACCCGTTCTATCTGCTCGTGCCCGGGTGGGCGCTATACCCGATGATCGCCGTCGCCACCGCCGCGGCGATCGTGGCGTCCCAGGCCCTGATCTCCGGCGCCTTCTCCCTCACGCGCCAGGCGGTGCAGCTCGGCTACTCCCCGCGCGTCACCATCCGGCACACCTCCTCGACCGAGATCGGCCAGATCTACGTCCCGGAGGTGAACGCGCTGCTCGGCGCGGCGACCATCGCCCTGGTGCTCGGGTTCAAGAGCTCCTCGAACCTCGCCGCCGCCTACGGCATCGCGGTGACCGGCACGATGGCCATCACCACGCTCCTGTTCCACAGGGTGGCGCGCGACCTGTGGCGGTGGCCTCGCTGGCGCGCCTGGCCGCTCACGCTCCTGTTCCTGCTCGTGGACCTCGCGTTCTTCGGCGCGAACATCGTCAAGGTGGAGGAGGGCGGCTGGTTCCCGCTCGCCGCCGCCGCGTTCGTGTTCACGCTGCTCTCCACCTGGAAGCGGGGCCGCGAGGGGCTCGCGGACCTGATGCGCGGCGCGGGCCTGCCGCTCGACGTGTTCCTCGAGGACATCGCGCGCCGCAAGCCCCAGCGGGTCCCCGGCACCGCCGTGTTCATGACCGGAAACACCGGCACCGTACCGCCCGTGCTCCTGCACCACCTGAAGCACAACAAGGTGCTCCACGAGCGGGTGGTGCTCACGTCGATCATGTCGGAGGAGATCCCGAGCGTCCGCGACGCGGAGCGGGTGACGGTGAAGGAGCTCGGCTCGGGCTTCATCCAGGTGATCGCCCGCTACGGCTTCATGGAGACCCCGGACGTCCCGGCGATGTTCGCCTCGCTGCCGCACCGCAAGCTCGACGGGCCGCGCATCGAGCTGAAGCCGATGGAGACCACCTATTACCTCGGCCGCGAGACGCTGCTGCCGACGGGGCCCTCCAAGATGGCGCGCTGGCGCAAGCGGCTCTTCATCATCATGTCGCGCAACGCCCAGACGGCGAGCGCGTTCTTCGGGCTGCCGCCGAACCGCGTGGTCGAGATGGGCGCGCAGCTCCAGCTCTAG
- a CDS encoding MFS transporter, which translates to MRWPDALRSLRKRDLRLFFAGQAVSLAGTWMQSVAQSWLIWRLTRSSELLGIVSFLGQVPVFLFGIWAGSIADRHPRRRIVLATQTNAIVQAVLLAALTLGGAVQPWHVVVLAGMLGFTYAFEIPARQALLADLAGPDAPNAIALNSSIVNAARIVGPALAGGLVAAVGEGWCFALNALSFAGTYRALWVMRPPPQPKPEGSRRAHLLEGLAYAGRTAHVRALLALLAVSSFFAMPYQALLPVLSSEVLQGGAGLYGVLLGCAGVGALAGAVGLLLRKGLAGLGRRVALGATLLGAGLLALAFSRQPLVAAAALAVAGFGFITQMAGTMTLLQGLAPADMRGRVMGLFSTLFVGVTPFGALAAGFAASRFGAPRTLATGAAVVLVASGVFHLALPRLRRTVLAHHPTLFPPSSQ; encoded by the coding sequence ATGCGCTGGCCCGACGCCCTCCGCTCCCTGCGCAAGCGCGACCTGCGGCTCTTCTTCGCGGGGCAGGCGGTCTCGCTCGCCGGCACCTGGATGCAGAGCGTCGCCCAGTCGTGGCTGATCTGGCGCCTCACCCGCTCCTCCGAGCTGCTCGGGATCGTGAGCTTCCTCGGCCAGGTGCCGGTGTTCCTGTTCGGCATCTGGGCGGGGTCCATCGCCGACCGCCACCCGCGCCGGCGCATCGTCCTCGCGACGCAGACGAACGCCATCGTCCAGGCGGTGCTCCTCGCCGCCCTCACGCTCGGCGGCGCGGTGCAGCCCTGGCACGTGGTGGTGCTCGCCGGGATGCTCGGCTTCACCTACGCGTTCGAGATCCCCGCGCGCCAGGCCCTCCTCGCAGACCTCGCCGGCCCCGACGCGCCGAACGCGATCGCGCTCAACTCCTCGATCGTCAACGCGGCGCGCATCGTCGGCCCGGCGCTGGCGGGCGGCCTCGTGGCCGCCGTGGGGGAGGGCTGGTGCTTCGCGCTGAACGCCCTCTCCTTCGCGGGCACCTACCGTGCGCTCTGGGTGATGCGCCCGCCGCCGCAGCCGAAGCCGGAGGGCAGCCGCCGCGCGCACCTGCTCGAGGGGCTCGCGTACGCGGGGAGGACCGCCCACGTGCGCGCGCTGCTCGCGCTCCTCGCCGTCTCGAGCTTCTTCGCCATGCCGTACCAGGCGCTCCTCCCGGTCCTCTCGTCCGAGGTCCTCCAAGGGGGCGCTGGCCTGTACGGGGTCCTGCTCGGCTGCGCCGGGGTGGGCGCGCTCGCCGGCGCCGTGGGGCTCCTCCTGCGCAAGGGCCTCGCGGGCCTCGGCCGCCGCGTGGCGCTCGGGGCGACGCTGCTCGGGGCGGGGCTCCTCGCCCTCGCGTTCTCCCGCCAACCGCTCGTCGCCGCCGCCGCGCTCGCGGTGGCCGGGTTCGGCTTCATCACGCAGATGGCGGGGACGATGACGCTGTTGCAGGGGCTCGCGCCGGCGGACATGAGGGGGCGCGTCATGGGGCTCTTCTCGACGCTGTTCGTGGGCGTGACGCCCTTCGGCGCCCTCGCCGCCGGCTTCGCCGCGAGCCGCTTCGGCGCGCCCCGCACCCTCGCGACCGGCGCCGCCGTGGTGCTCGTGGCGAGCGGCGTGTTCCACCTCGCTCTCCCGCGGCTCCGGCGTACCGTGCTCGCGCATCACCCCACGCTGTTCCCGCCGTCCTCCCAGTAG
- a CDS encoding MFS transporter, producing MSPRPPDPTPRPQGWLAFSVVAVGTVMATLDGNIVNVALPTLARELGAEVGPLQWVVNGYLIAITATLVPLGRLGDRLGHRALYAGGLLVFTAGSALCGLAGGLGALVAARVVQALGASAMMAIGPAIVTAAFPPTVRGRALGAVGTVVALGLTAGPPLGGLILSHLSWRWIFYVNLPIGLAGAAWALRVLARGGGTAGGPLLDLALFRIPTFSWGLAAGLLSYAAMFSQTFLTPFFLARVLGLAPGALGLVLAAVPLALSVASPLAGWISDRFGERRLPAAGMLLVAAGLVALSSARADGGVASVAARLALCGAGMGLFQAPNSALVMGALPRGRLGSGGGLLATARNAGMALGVGLAGVLFALRAGPGARGEAFLAGYALALRAGAGLALLAAAASLARGRAAPPARPAPPRAA from the coding sequence ATGTCCCCACGCCCTCCCGACCCCACCCCTCGCCCCCAGGGCTGGCTCGCCTTCTCCGTCGTCGCCGTCGGCACCGTCATGGCGACGCTCGACGGCAACATCGTGAACGTCGCGCTCCCCACGCTCGCGCGCGAGCTGGGGGCGGAGGTGGGGCCGCTGCAGTGGGTGGTGAACGGCTACCTCATCGCCATCACCGCCACCCTCGTCCCGCTCGGCCGGCTCGGCGATCGCCTCGGGCACCGCGCGCTCTACGCCGGCGGGCTGCTCGTGTTCACGGCCGGGTCGGCGCTGTGCGGGCTCGCGGGCGGGCTCGGCGCGCTCGTGGCGGCGCGGGTGGTCCAGGCGCTCGGCGCGAGCGCCATGATGGCGATCGGGCCCGCGATCGTCACCGCGGCCTTCCCGCCCACCGTGCGCGGGCGCGCCCTCGGGGCGGTGGGCACCGTCGTGGCGCTCGGGCTCACCGCGGGGCCGCCGCTCGGCGGGCTCATCCTCTCGCACCTCTCGTGGCGCTGGATCTTCTACGTGAACCTGCCGATCGGGCTGGCGGGGGCCGCCTGGGCGCTGCGCGTGCTCGCGCGCGGCGGCGGGACCGCGGGCGGGCCGCTGCTCGATCTCGCCCTCTTCCGGATCCCTACCTTCTCGTGGGGCCTCGCGGCGGGGCTGCTCTCCTATGCGGCCATGTTCTCGCAGACGTTCCTGACGCCGTTCTTCCTCGCGCGCGTGCTCGGGCTCGCGCCGGGCGCGCTCGGGCTCGTCCTCGCCGCCGTTCCGCTGGCGCTCTCGGTGGCGTCCCCGCTCGCGGGATGGATCTCCGATCGCTTCGGGGAGCGCCGCCTCCCGGCCGCCGGGATGCTGCTCGTCGCGGCCGGCCTGGTCGCGCTGTCCTCCGCCCGGGCGGACGGAGGGGTGGCCTCGGTCGCCGCGCGGCTGGCGCTCTGCGGCGCGGGCATGGGGCTCTTCCAGGCCCCGAACAGCGCGCTCGTGATGGGCGCGCTCCCGCGCGGCCGGCTCGGCTCGGGCGGAGGACTGCTCGCGACGGCCCGCAACGCCGGGATGGCCCTCGGCGTGGGGCTCGCCGGTGTCCTCTTCGCGCTGCGCGCCGGGCCGGGCGCGCGCGGCGAGGCGTTCCTCGCGGGCTACGCGCTCGCCCTCCGCGCCGGCGCGGGGCTGGCGCTGCTCGCCGCGGCGGCGTCGCTGGCGCGCGGCCGCGCCGCTCCGCCGGCCCGGCCCGCCCCGCCGCGCGCCGCATGA
- the ruvC gene encoding crossover junction endodeoxyribonuclease RuvC: protein MIALGIDPGSRRCGYGVVAREGTRLVVVASGVLAPRAERPVAERLARILDGLAEVIRRAGPAECSIEQVFSGASVRSALVLGQARGVALAAAAQAGLPVFEYAPSEVKLAFTGSGRATKDQMIRTAHMLLGATPGLSDEADALALAVCHLARRAGRLAVPAVRNVAVSVPGVAGRARPLALPPARERAALAAARLRPSRRDHRGLA, encoded by the coding sequence GTGATCGCCCTCGGGATCGACCCTGGCTCGCGCCGCTGCGGCTACGGCGTCGTCGCGCGCGAGGGGACCCGGCTCGTGGTCGTCGCCTCGGGCGTGCTCGCCCCGAGGGCGGAGCGCCCTGTGGCCGAGCGGCTCGCGCGCATCCTCGACGGCCTCGCCGAGGTGATCCGCCGCGCCGGGCCAGCCGAGTGCTCCATCGAGCAGGTCTTCTCGGGCGCCTCGGTGCGCTCCGCGCTCGTGCTCGGGCAGGCCCGCGGGGTCGCCCTCGCCGCGGCCGCGCAGGCCGGGCTCCCCGTCTTCGAGTACGCGCCCTCGGAGGTGAAGCTCGCCTTCACCGGCTCCGGCCGCGCGACGAAGGACCAGATGATCCGCACCGCCCACATGCTCCTCGGCGCGACCCCCGGCCTCTCCGACGAGGCCGACGCGCTCGCGCTCGCCGTCTGCCACCTCGCGCGGCGCGCCGGCAGGCTCGCCGTGCCCGCGGTCCGGAACGTCGCCGTCTCCGTGCCCGGCGTCGCCGGCCGCGCCCGCCCCCTCGCGCTCCCGCCCGCCCGTGAGCGCGCCGCCCTCGCCGCCGCGCGGCTGCGGCCCTCGCGGCGCGATCACCGGGGGCTCGCGTGA